The Bacillus sp. Bos-x628 genome segment CCAAACAACCCCGTCATTGGCGTCCGTTCCTTTAGCTCTGACCCTGAACTTGTCACTAAGCTTGGCCTGCAAACCATGAAGGGACTTCAAAAAGAAGATACCATTTCAACATTAAAGCATTTCCCAGGACATGGTGATACGGCTGTTGATAGTCATTATGGATTACCTCTTGTGGAACATGATCTCGAACGATTAAAAAAAGTTGAACTGTATCCTTTCCAACAAGCGATAAACGCAGGTGCTGATATGGTCATGACCGCACATGTTCAATTTCCCGCCATTGATGACACCACCTATAAAAGTAAAAAAGATGGCGAGGACATCATGGTGCCAGCCACCCTGTCAAAAAAAGTCATCACACATTTATTAAAAGAAAATATGGGCTTTCAAGGAGTTGTTGTCACTGACGCCTTAAATATGAAAGCAATTGCAGATAATTTTGGACAGGAAGAAGCCGTGATCATGGCTATTAAGGCAGGAGTCGACATTGCTCTCATGCCAGCGCCTGTTACGTCCTTAAAAACAGAGAAAAACCTAGAAAATGTGTTTAATGCTTTAAAACGAGCCGTTCTAACAAAAGAAATCCCGATGTCTCAAATCAACCAATCTGTCGAAAAAATCCTTCAATTGAAGATCAAGCGCGGAATCATTTCCGCTAAAAAACCAGTAAGCCTTGAGAAAAAAATCAAAAAAGCCTCACAAGTGGTTGGAAAAAAGTCACATCGCAGAACAGAACAAAAAATGGCCCGAGAAGGAATCACGCTGCTGAAGAACAACCATAAAACCTTACCTTTCAAGCCAAAAAAGAATAACCGGATTCTTGTCATGGCGCCTTATCAAGATCAGACTGAAGCCATGTCGGTCACTATACAATCACTGATTAAACAAAAAAAAATCAAACCAGTGCGTATTCAAACATACTCCTTTGCTGACCGAGCCTTCTCAAAAGAAATAGCCAACTTCATTAAAGAAGCTGACTATGTCATTACCGGTTCTTACGTTGTACAAAACGACCCTGCTGTCAATGATGGGATAATTGATGACAATGTACAGGATCCAAAGAAATGGGCAACTGCCTTCCCTCGTGCTGTATTGAAAGAAACAAAATCACAAAACAAAAAAATGGCAATTATGAGCCTAAGAAACCCTTATGATGCAGCGAACTTTGAAGAAGCAGACGCATTACTCGCTGTCTATGGTTTTAAAGGCTACGCAAATGGACAATTCAACCAACCGAATATTCCGGCTGGGCTGGAAGTGATTTTTGGAACTGTAACACCTAAAGGGAGACTGCCAGTTGATATCCCCTCTGTGACCCAGCCGAATCAAACCCTTTATCCATTTGGCTATGGACTAACCATGAAAGGTAAATTGATGAAATAGGAGGGTTCCCCATGAAAAAAACAGCAAGTTTTGTACTCGCAAGCATTCTTATGATGAGCACATTGACCGCCGCCTCCCCTGCAGATCATGGACGTTCGGATACAAAAATGGTGAAAACGGGTATCGAAACATTACTCTCAAGTAACCTCTCATGGATGAAAGGAAAAAAAGTAGGGCTTATAACAAACCCAACTGGCATTGATGCAAACATGAAAAGCAGTGTCGACCTCCTATTTGAATACCCGAATATTCAATTGACTGCTCTATATGGACCCGAACACGGCGTGCGTGGAGATGCGCAGGCGGGTGAAGGGATTGAATTCTATACAGATGAAAAAACTGGCTTACCCGTTTACTCGTTGTATGGAAAAACGAGAAAACCTACTCCTGACATGCTGAAAGATATAGATGTGCTACTGTTTGATATTCAAGACGTCGGCACTCGTTATTACACTTATATCTACACCATGGCCTATGCAATGGAAGCGGCTAAGGAAAACAACATACCATTTGTCGTCCTAGACCGTCCCAATCCATTAGGCGGCTTAAAAGTAGAAGGACCTGTATTAGAGCCCGAATATGCCTCATTTGTAGGTCTCTATCCGATTCCATTAAGACATGGATTGACCACCGGAGAACTGGCACGTATGTTTAATAAAGAATTCAACATCAACGCAGATCTGACGGTCATCAAAATGAAAAATTGGAAGCGTTCCATGACTTTCGATGACACGAAACTTCCTTTCGTCCTTCCTTCACCTAACATGCCGACTGTCGACAGCACCTTTGTTTACCCTGCAACGGGCTTAATTGAAGGCACAAATGTTTCTGAAGGAAGAGGAACGACAAAACCCTTCGAGCTCATTGGTGCTCCATATATTAATAGTAATGAACTAGCAGATCAATTAAATCGTTTGAAACTAAAAGGCGTTCAATTCAGACCTGTCTCTTTCACTCCAACCTTTTCAAAGCATGCCGGCACTCTTTCTCACGGTGTCCAACTATATGTGAAAGATCGTTCTTCATTTGAAGCCGTCAAAACTGGGTTGTCTATCATCAAAACAATACATGATTTGTATCCTGAAGACTTTCAATTCCTTCAAACA includes the following:
- a CDS encoding glycoside hydrolase family 3 protein, which translates into the protein MLKSLFPAALLLALLTSSIPTEKVNSAPIPNAKQMVQDMSLDEKIGQMLMLDFRNWQTKDESTPTGLTEMNKEVSHIVEKYYLGGVILFAENVVNTKQTVKLTHDFQKASPNIPLLISIDQEGGVVTRLQKGTHFPGNMSIGASRSNKNAYNTGKIIGKELKALGINTNFSPVLDVNHNPNNPVIGVRSFSSDPELVTKLGLQTMKGLQKEDTISTLKHFPGHGDTAVDSHYGLPLVEHDLERLKKVELYPFQQAINAGADMVMTAHVQFPAIDDTTYKSKKDGEDIMVPATLSKKVITHLLKENMGFQGVVVTDALNMKAIADNFGQEEAVIMAIKAGVDIALMPAPVTSLKTEKNLENVFNALKRAVLTKEIPMSQINQSVEKILQLKIKRGIISAKKPVSLEKKIKKASQVVGKKSHRRTEQKMAREGITLLKNNHKTLPFKPKKNNRILVMAPYQDQTEAMSVTIQSLIKQKKIKPVRIQTYSFADRAFSKEIANFIKEADYVITGSYVVQNDPAVNDGIIDDNVQDPKKWATAFPRAVLKETKSQNKKMAIMSLRNPYDAANFEEADALLAVYGFKGYANGQFNQPNIPAGLEVIFGTVTPKGRLPVDIPSVTQPNQTLYPFGYGLTMKGKLMK
- a CDS encoding DUF1343 domain-containing protein, which codes for MKKTASFVLASILMMSTLTAASPADHGRSDTKMVKTGIETLLSSNLSWMKGKKVGLITNPTGIDANMKSSVDLLFEYPNIQLTALYGPEHGVRGDAQAGEGIEFYTDEKTGLPVYSLYGKTRKPTPDMLKDIDVLLFDIQDVGTRYYTYIYTMAYAMEAAKENNIPFVVLDRPNPLGGLKVEGPVLEPEYASFVGLYPIPLRHGLTTGELARMFNKEFNINADLTVIKMKNWKRSMTFDDTKLPFVLPSPNMPTVDSTFVYPATGLIEGTNVSEGRGTTKPFELIGAPYINSNELADQLNRLKLKGVQFRPVSFTPTFSKHAGTLSHGVQLYVKDRSSFEAVKTGLSIIKTIHDLYPEDFQFLQTESFNKLIGNGWVREEINKGTSVKHIMKRYHHDLKTFEKKRKGYLLY